Proteins from a single region of Shinella zoogloeoides:
- a CDS encoding nucleobase:cation symporter-2 family protein, which produces MSDISSTHPVDEKLPVGRLATLGIQHVLVMYGGAVAVPLIVGRALQLSPQDVAFLISADLFVCGLVTIIQSLGVTRHVGIRLPVMMGVTFASVGPMVSMATMAPGPEGARMIFGAIIGAGFVAFLLAPIMGRLLRFFPPVVTGTIILVIGVSLMRVGINWTFGNPFGPTAPKVIDPAHTAWLTQMKELAASGGPAVPQGLALAPTVSNPIYAEPIHIALSALVLVSILLIARYGRGLISNIAVLSGVIIGCLAASILGLMHFDRVADAGWFAVVTPLRFGMPIFNPILIATMTLVMIVVMIESTGMFLALGEITEKPIGQQQLTSGLRVDGIGTMIGGLFNTFPYTSFSQNVGLVGVTGVKSRYVCVAAGVIMIVLGLIPKMGALVEAVPTFVLGGAGLVMFGMVAATGVRILATVDFKASRNNLFVVAVSIGFGLIPLLAPNYLMWMPHAIHPIIESGIVLASIAAVILNAFFNGVSYDHASAVDATRMADSH; this is translated from the coding sequence ATGAGCGACATATCCAGTACACATCCGGTGGACGAGAAGCTGCCGGTCGGCAGGCTCGCGACGCTGGGCATTCAGCACGTGCTCGTCATGTATGGCGGCGCCGTGGCGGTGCCGCTGATCGTCGGCCGCGCCCTGCAGCTCAGCCCGCAGGATGTCGCATTCCTGATTTCCGCCGACCTCTTCGTCTGCGGCCTCGTCACCATCATCCAGTCGCTCGGCGTCACCCGCCATGTCGGCATCCGCCTGCCCGTCATGATGGGCGTGACCTTCGCTTCCGTCGGCCCGATGGTCTCCATGGCCACCATGGCGCCCGGACCGGAAGGCGCGCGCATGATCTTCGGCGCCATCATAGGCGCCGGCTTCGTCGCCTTCCTGCTCGCGCCGATCATGGGGCGGCTCCTGCGCTTCTTCCCGCCCGTCGTGACCGGCACCATCATCCTCGTCATCGGCGTGTCGCTGATGCGCGTCGGCATCAACTGGACCTTCGGCAACCCCTTCGGCCCGACGGCGCCCAAGGTAATCGACCCGGCCCATACCGCATGGCTGACGCAGATGAAGGAGCTTGCCGCAAGCGGCGGCCCGGCCGTCCCGCAGGGCCTTGCCCTCGCGCCGACCGTCTCCAACCCGATCTATGCCGAGCCGATCCACATCGCCCTTTCGGCGCTGGTCCTCGTCTCCATCCTGCTCATCGCGCGCTACGGCCGCGGCCTGATCAGCAACATCGCCGTCCTGAGCGGCGTCATCATCGGCTGCCTTGCCGCCTCGATCCTCGGCCTGATGCATTTCGACCGCGTGGCCGATGCCGGCTGGTTCGCCGTCGTCACGCCGCTGCGCTTCGGCATGCCCATCTTCAACCCGATCCTCATCGCCACCATGACGCTTGTCATGATCGTCGTGATGATCGAATCGACCGGCATGTTCCTCGCCCTCGGTGAAATCACCGAAAAGCCGATCGGCCAGCAGCAGCTCACCTCGGGCCTGCGCGTCGATGGCATCGGCACGATGATCGGCGGCCTGTTCAACACCTTCCCCTATACCAGCTTCTCGCAGAATGTCGGTCTCGTCGGCGTCACCGGCGTCAAGAGCCGCTATGTCTGCGTCGCGGCCGGCGTCATCATGATCGTCCTCGGCCTCATCCCGAAGATGGGCGCGCTGGTGGAAGCCGTACCGACCTTCGTTCTCGGCGGCGCGGGCCTCGTGATGTTCGGCATGGTCGCCGCGACGGGTGTGCGCATCCTCGCCACGGTCGACTTCAAGGCCTCGCGCAACAACCTCTTCGTGGTTGCCGTGTCGATCGGCTTCGGCCTCATCCCACTGCTGGCGCCGAACTACCTGATGTGGATGCCGCATGCGATCCACCCGATCATCGAATCGGGCATCGTGCTCGCCTCCATCGCGGCCGTGATCCTCAACGCCTTCTTCAACGGCGTCAGCTACGATCACGCCTCCGCCGTGGACGCCACCCGCATGGCCGACAGCCACTAA
- the cpdR1 gene encoding response regulator CpdR1, whose translation MTPKILLAEDDNDMRRFLVKALEKAGYQVLSYDNGASAYDRLREEPFSLLLTDIVMPEMDGIELARRATELDPDLKVMFITGFAAVALNPDSKAPKDAKVLSKPFHLRDLVEEVNKMLAA comes from the coding sequence ATGACACCCAAGATTCTCCTCGCCGAAGACGACAACGACATGCGCCGCTTCCTGGTGAAGGCGCTCGAAAAGGCGGGCTACCAGGTGCTGTCCTACGACAATGGCGCCAGTGCCTACGACCGGCTTCGCGAAGAACCCTTCTCGCTTCTCCTCACCGACATCGTCATGCCGGAAATGGACGGCATCGAGCTGGCGCGCCGCGCCACCGAGCTCGACCCGGACCTGAAGGTGATGTTCATCACCGGCTTCGCCGCCGTGGCGCTCAACCCGGATTCCAAGGCCCCGAAGGACGCAAAGGTCCTCTCCAAGCCGTTCCACCTGCGCGATCTCGTGGAAGAGGTCAACAAGATGCTGGCCGCCTAA
- a CDS encoding N-formylglutamate amidohydrolase, which produces MAEASSENSDFEVLEPVSQSVPLVFNSPHSGRRYPQGFLDGSRLDALGIRRSEDHYVDELFSVAPALGAPMLVAHFPRAWLDVNREPYELDPRMFDGPLPSFANIGSIRVAGGLGTIPRVVAENMEIYRHRLPVEAALERIETVYKPYHARLRQLVVRTHVAFGLAVLVDCHSMPGNIRVSGSGIRPDFIIGDRYGTSASGELSRVAMRLLEDMGFSVVRNKPYAGGFITEHYGRPAKGLHALQIEVNRGLYIDEATLVKRPDFAVMQTAISAFLQDFSDYVEEYAADRALAAE; this is translated from the coding sequence ATGGCGGAGGCTTCAAGCGAAAACAGCGACTTCGAAGTGCTGGAGCCGGTTTCGCAGAGCGTGCCCCTCGTCTTCAATTCGCCCCATAGCGGGCGCCGTTATCCACAGGGCTTCCTCGACGGCTCCCGTCTCGACGCGCTCGGCATCCGCCGGTCGGAAGACCATTATGTGGACGAACTCTTCTCCGTCGCCCCGGCGCTCGGCGCGCCCATGCTGGTTGCGCATTTCCCGCGCGCCTGGCTCGATGTGAACCGCGAGCCTTACGAACTCGACCCGCGCATGTTCGACGGTCCGTTGCCGTCCTTCGCCAATATCGGCTCGATTCGTGTCGCCGGCGGACTTGGCACCATTCCGCGCGTCGTTGCGGAAAACATGGAAATCTACCGCCACCGCCTTCCCGTCGAGGCGGCGCTGGAGCGGATCGAGACGGTCTACAAGCCCTATCATGCGCGCCTGCGCCAGCTTGTCGTGCGCACCCATGTCGCCTTCGGCCTGGCGGTGCTCGTCGATTGCCATTCCATGCCGGGCAATATCCGGGTTTCGGGGAGTGGCATCCGGCCGGATTTCATCATTGGCGACCGCTACGGCACCAGCGCCTCCGGCGAGCTTTCGCGCGTCGCCATGCGGCTGCTGGAGGACATGGGCTTTTCCGTCGTGCGCAACAAGCCTTATGCGGGCGGCTTCATCACCGAGCATTACGGCCGGCCGGCCAAGGGGCTGCATGCCCTGCAGATCGAGGTGAATCGCGGCCTTTACATCGATGAGGCGACGCTGGTGAAGCGGCCCGATTTCGCGGTGATGCAGACGGCGATTTCCGCCTTCCTGCAGGATTTTTCCGACTATGTGGAAGAATACGCCGCCGACCGGGCGCTCGCCGCCGAATAG
- a CDS encoding Hsp20 family protein, which produces MRHVDFSPLYRSTVGFDRLFTMLDSLGQPDQAQSYPPYNIERTGENTYRITMAVAGFDESELSIEAREHALTVKGEKKDEASEESQYLYRGIAKRAFERRFQLADHVEVRAASLKNGLLHIDLLREIPEAAKPRRIEIAAIGREAKQIEAQTN; this is translated from the coding sequence ATGCGTCACGTCGATTTCTCCCCCCTTTATCGTTCCACCGTCGGCTTCGACCGTCTCTTCACCATGCTCGACAGCCTCGGCCAGCCTGACCAGGCCCAGAGCTATCCGCCCTACAATATCGAGCGCACCGGCGAAAATACCTATCGCATCACCATGGCGGTTGCCGGTTTCGACGAAAGCGAACTGTCCATCGAAGCGCGCGAACATGCGCTGACGGTCAAGGGCGAGAAGAAGGACGAAGCGTCCGAGGAAAGCCAGTATCTCTACCGCGGCATTGCCAAGCGCGCCTTCGAGCGCCGCTTCCAGCTCGCCGATCATGTGGAAGTGCGCGCCGCTTCGCTGAAGAACGGTCTGCTTCACATCGATCTTCTTCGCGAGATTCCGGAAGCCGCGAAGCCCCGCCGTATCGAGATCGCCGCCATCGGGCGCGAAGCCAAGCAGATCGAAGCGCAGACCAACTAA
- a CDS encoding alpha/beta fold hydrolase → MDSILYATPDNPVPENHFAGFLEGSGGVKIRYAVFRSSEREAKGTVVLLQGRSECIEKYYETINDLTARGLWVATFDWRGQAGSGRLLTASHAGHVSRFADYEADLSLFLEKIVLPDARLPFFIVAHSTGALVALSQAPFLENRIERMVLAAPFVALGGQSMSQRRIAIIARLASMTGLGNRTFRRSEPSFDFASNVVSSDARRFARNAAIYAAHPELSIGWPSARWLNETLRAMARVTHQDHLTRIRIPTLLLCPTADVLVPRKAIGDLARIFRAARLIEIDGARHELFQEADRYRAQAMAAIDAFIPGSDAEDTGLGA, encoded by the coding sequence ATGGATTCCATCCTCTACGCCACCCCCGACAATCCCGTTCCGGAAAACCATTTCGCCGGCTTCCTGGAAGGCAGCGGCGGCGTGAAGATCCGCTACGCCGTGTTCCGCTCCAGCGAGCGCGAGGCCAAGGGCACGGTGGTGCTGCTGCAGGGCCGCAGCGAGTGCATCGAGAAATATTACGAGACGATCAACGACCTGACGGCACGGGGCCTGTGGGTGGCGACCTTCGACTGGCGCGGGCAGGCCGGCTCCGGCCGCCTGCTGACGGCAAGCCATGCCGGCCATGTCTCCCGCTTTGCCGATTACGAGGCCGACCTTTCTCTCTTTCTCGAAAAGATCGTGCTGCCCGACGCACGCCTGCCCTTCTTCATCGTCGCCCACTCGACGGGCGCGCTCGTCGCCCTCTCGCAGGCGCCGTTCCTGGAGAACCGCATCGAACGCATGGTGCTGGCGGCGCCCTTCGTCGCCCTCGGCGGCCAGTCGATGAGCCAGCGCCGCATCGCCATCATCGCGCGCCTCGCCTCGATGACCGGCCTTGGCAACCGCACCTTCCGCAGGAGCGAGCCGTCCTTCGACTTCGCCAGCAATGTCGTCAGTTCCGACGCGCGCCGCTTCGCCCGCAACGCCGCCATCTATGCGGCGCATCCCGAGCTTTCCATCGGCTGGCCGAGCGCGCGCTGGCTGAACGAGACGCTTCGCGCCATGGCCCGCGTGACGCATCAGGATCACCTGACGCGCATCCGCATTCCCACGCTGCTGCTCTGCCCGACAGCGGATGTGCTGGTGCCGCGCAAGGCCATCGGCGATCTTGCCCGCATCTTCCGCGCTGCCCGCCTCATCGAGATCGACGGCGCGCGCCATGAGCTTTTCCAGGAAGCCGACCGCTACCGCGCGCAGGCGATGGCGGCCATCGACGCCTTCATTCCGGGCAGCGACGCCGAGGACACCGGCCTCGGCGCATAA
- a CDS encoding FadR/GntR family transcriptional regulator, which produces MTDKARRPVQRPSSRRPRVRHNVTAAIGADICGGRFPPGAVLPRESDLCETYGVSRTVIRESLKVLETNGLVRGRPRVGTLVCDRSEWNVLDAQILEWMGPEVLSSELLGSILEARRTVEPAAAFLAASRATAQEIADLERACDEMRETEGDLEAFTAADARFHETLLRASHNKVFHQFSSIIHAALSYALHASNRAAARRGEALDVHRELVDALRLRDGARAEACSRNILDLAARDLSALMDGARGD; this is translated from the coding sequence GTGACGGACAAGGCAAGGAGGCCGGTGCAGCGCCCGTCGTCGCGCCGTCCGCGCGTGCGCCATAACGTGACGGCCGCCATCGGGGCGGATATCTGCGGCGGGCGTTTTCCTCCCGGCGCGGTGCTGCCGCGCGAAAGCGATCTCTGCGAGACCTACGGTGTCAGTCGCACCGTCATCCGCGAATCCCTGAAGGTGCTGGAGACCAATGGTCTGGTGCGCGGCCGGCCGCGTGTCGGCACGCTGGTCTGCGACAGGTCGGAATGGAACGTGCTCGACGCGCAGATCCTCGAATGGATGGGGCCGGAGGTGCTGTCGAGCGAGCTGCTCGGCTCGATCCTCGAAGCGCGCCGCACCGTGGAGCCGGCCGCCGCCTTCCTCGCGGCCTCGCGCGCGACGGCGCAGGAGATCGCCGATCTGGAGCGGGCCTGCGACGAGATGCGCGAGACGGAAGGGGACCTCGAAGCCTTCACCGCCGCCGATGCCCGCTTCCATGAGACGTTGCTGAGGGCGAGCCACAACAAGGTCTTCCACCAGTTCTCCTCCATCATCCATGCGGCGCTGTCCTATGCGCTGCACGCTTCCAACCGCGCGGCCGCGCGGCGGGGCGAGGCGCTGGATGTTCACCGCGAGCTGGTCGACGCGCTGCGCCTGCGCGACGGCGCGCGGGCGGAGGCCTGCTCGCGCAATATTCTCGATCTTGCCGCCCGCGACCTTTCCGCCCTGATGGACGGTGCGCGCGGGGACTGA
- a CDS encoding UxaA family hydrolase, whose amino-acid sequence MLADLPAVLVLNPKDNVGVVPANVDAGRALVHGVTAGERIPRGHKVALAPIAEGAPVLKYGQIIGYATRAIRPGEHVHLQNLAILDVALKHEFCIDNAPPVMVPQAMRRTFEGYDRGNGRIGTRNYIGILSTVNCSATVSRYVAEHYARKFRETGHDNIDGVVALTYGGGCALNLKSEGGRILTRTFKGYARNPNFGGILMIGLGCETFQYGPLVEEAGLEEGKTFRTMMIQNHGGTRKTIEAACEMIDDMLPDVGRIRRTVLPLSGIKLALECGGSDGYSGISANPALGIASDLLVKEGATTVLSETPEIYGAEHLLTRRAARPEVAEKLLSRIDWWRDYTARNDAELNNNPSYGNKAGGLTTILEKSLGAVAKGGSMPLNAVYEYAEEVTEPGFVFMDTPGYDPAAVTGQIAGGCNLVAFTTGRGSVSGYKPAPCIKIATNTPMYEHIREDMDINCGTIVDGTETIEEAGRRIFEFVIETASGRRTASEAFDYGDNEFVPWQVGAIT is encoded by the coding sequence ATGCTTGCCGATCTGCCCGCCGTGCTTGTCCTCAACCCGAAAGACAATGTCGGGGTCGTGCCCGCCAATGTCGATGCCGGCCGCGCGCTGGTGCATGGCGTCACCGCCGGCGAGCGCATTCCGCGCGGGCACAAGGTCGCGCTCGCGCCTATCGCGGAAGGCGCGCCCGTTCTGAAATACGGCCAGATCATCGGCTATGCGACGCGGGCGATCCGCCCCGGCGAGCACGTGCATCTGCAGAACCTCGCCATTCTCGACGTCGCGCTGAAACACGAATTCTGCATCGACAACGCCCCGCCCGTCATGGTGCCGCAGGCCATGCGCCGCACCTTCGAGGGCTACGACCGCGGCAACGGCCGCATCGGCACCCGCAACTATATCGGCATCCTCTCCACCGTGAACTGTTCCGCCACCGTCTCGCGCTACGTGGCCGAGCACTATGCGCGAAAATTCCGCGAGACCGGCCACGACAATATCGACGGCGTGGTAGCGCTGACCTATGGCGGCGGCTGCGCGCTGAACCTCAAGTCCGAGGGTGGGCGCATCCTCACCCGCACCTTCAAGGGCTATGCCCGCAATCCCAATTTCGGCGGCATCCTGATGATCGGCCTCGGCTGCGAGACCTTCCAATACGGCCCGCTCGTCGAGGAAGCCGGGCTGGAGGAAGGAAAAACCTTCCGCACCATGATGATCCAGAACCACGGCGGCACGCGCAAGACCATCGAGGCGGCCTGCGAGATGATCGACGACATGCTGCCCGATGTCGGCCGCATCCGCCGCACCGTGCTGCCGCTCTCCGGCATCAAGCTGGCGCTCGAATGCGGCGGCTCGGACGGCTATTCCGGCATTTCCGCCAACCCCGCCCTCGGCATCGCCTCCGACCTTTTGGTCAAGGAGGGTGCGACGACGGTGCTGTCCGAAACGCCGGAAATCTACGGTGCGGAACACCTCCTCACCCGCCGCGCCGCCCGGCCGGAGGTGGCGGAAAAGCTGCTGTCGCGCATCGACTGGTGGCGGGACTATACGGCGCGGAACGACGCCGAACTCAACAACAACCCCTCGTACGGCAACAAGGCCGGCGGGCTGACGACCATTCTCGAAAAGTCGCTCGGCGCGGTCGCCAAGGGCGGCTCCATGCCGCTCAACGCCGTCTATGAATATGCCGAGGAGGTGACGGAGCCAGGCTTCGTCTTCATGGATACGCCCGGCTACGACCCCGCCGCCGTGACCGGCCAGATCGCCGGCGGCTGCAATCTCGTCGCCTTCACCACCGGCCGCGGCTCGGTCTCCGGCTACAAGCCGGCCCCCTGCATCAAGATCGCCACCAACACCCCCATGTACGAGCACATCCGAGAGGACATGGATATCAATTGCGGCACCATCGTCGACGGCACGGAAACCATCGAAGAGGCCGGCCGCCGTATCTTCGAATTCGTCATCGAGACCGCTTCCGGCCGCAGGACGGCGAGCGAAGCCTTCGACTACGGCGACAACGAATTCGTGCCCTGGCAGGTCGGCGCGATCACCTGA
- the hisN gene encoding histidinol-phosphatase yields MLPDRAFFDLLADAARKETLPRFRVGADVVNKEAGGFDPVTEGDRAAEAAIRVLIERHFPEHGILGEEHGSVGLDREYVWVIDPIDGTRAFISGVPVWGTLIGLYRNGEAVMGLVDQPFTGERYFADGNVSRYAGPDGGKVLSTRPCNGLSDAIMFTTSPHLFTESRKTRFEAVQDKVRLFRYGVDCYAYALLAAGHVDLVVECGLKPYDVGGLIPVIEQAGGIITAWDGGPAEMGGEIIAAGSRKVYDEAMALLRA; encoded by the coding sequence ATGCTGCCTGACCGCGCCTTCTTCGACCTCCTTGCCGATGCGGCGAGGAAGGAAACCTTGCCGCGCTTCCGCGTCGGCGCCGACGTCGTCAACAAGGAGGCCGGCGGCTTCGATCCGGTAACGGAAGGCGACCGGGCGGCGGAAGCGGCGATCCGCGTGCTGATCGAGCGGCATTTCCCCGAACACGGCATTCTTGGCGAAGAGCACGGCTCGGTCGGCCTCGACCGAGAATATGTCTGGGTGATCGACCCGATCGACGGCACGCGCGCCTTCATCTCCGGCGTTCCGGTCTGGGGCACGCTGATCGGCCTTTACCGCAACGGCGAGGCCGTCATGGGCCTCGTCGACCAGCCCTTCACGGGTGAGCGCTATTTCGCCGACGGCAATGTGTCCCGCTATGCCGGGCCGGATGGCGGCAAGGTGCTGTCGACGCGGCCGTGCAACGGCCTGTCGGACGCCATCATGTTCACGACGTCGCCGCATCTCTTCACCGAGAGCCGCAAGACCCGCTTCGAGGCGGTGCAGGACAAGGTGCGGCTCTTCCGCTACGGCGTCGATTGCTACGCCTATGCGCTGCTGGCGGCCGGCCATGTCGACCTCGTCGTCGAATGCGGGCTGAAGCCCTACGATGTCGGCGGCCTCATCCCGGTCATCGAGCAGGCGGGCGGCATCATCACCGCCTGGGACGGCGGGCCGGCGGAAATGGGCGGCGAGATCATCGCGGCCGGCAGCCGCAAGGTCTATGACGAGGCGATGGCGCTGCTCCGGGCCTGA
- the dgoD gene encoding galactonate dehydratase, producing the protein MKITKLTTYIVPPRWLFLKVETDEGIVGWGEPVVEGRALTVEAAVHELSDYLVGKDPLLIEDHWQVMYRAGFYRGGGIHMSALAGIDQALWDIKGKAYGQPVHALLGGQVRDRIKVYSWIGGDRPSDVANNAREVVARGFKAIKLNGCEEMQIVDTWEKVEKAVETIATIREAIGPHIGIGVDFHGRVHRPMAKVLARELQPYNLLFIEEPVLSENREALKEIANHCSTPIALGERLYSRWDFKSVLADGYVDILQPDLSHAGGITECRKIAAMAEAYDVALAPHCPLGPIALAACLQVDAVSYNAFIQEQSLGIHYNKSNDILDYISNKEVFHYADGFVSIPQGPGLGVEVDEQYVIERAKEGHRWRNPVWRHEDGSVAEW; encoded by the coding sequence ATGAAGATCACGAAGCTGACGACCTATATCGTGCCGCCCCGGTGGCTTTTCCTGAAGGTGGAGACGGACGAGGGCATCGTCGGCTGGGGCGAGCCGGTTGTGGAGGGCCGCGCGCTGACCGTGGAGGCGGCGGTACACGAGCTTTCCGACTATCTCGTCGGCAAGGACCCGCTGCTGATCGAGGACCATTGGCAGGTCATGTACCGCGCCGGCTTCTATCGCGGCGGCGGCATCCACATGTCGGCGCTCGCCGGCATCGATCAGGCGCTCTGGGACATCAAGGGCAAGGCCTATGGCCAGCCGGTCCATGCCCTGCTCGGCGGGCAGGTGCGCGACAGGATCAAGGTCTATAGCTGGATCGGCGGCGACCGCCCCTCCGACGTCGCCAACAATGCCCGCGAGGTCGTCGCCCGCGGTTTCAAGGCGATCAAGCTCAACGGCTGCGAGGAGATGCAGATCGTCGACACCTGGGAGAAGGTGGAAAAGGCGGTCGAGACCATCGCGACGATCCGCGAGGCCATCGGCCCGCATATCGGCATCGGTGTCGATTTCCACGGCCGCGTGCATCGGCCGATGGCCAAGGTGCTGGCCAGGGAGCTTCAGCCCTACAATCTCCTGTTCATCGAGGAGCCGGTGCTGTCGGAGAACCGCGAGGCGCTGAAGGAGATCGCCAACCATTGCTCCACGCCGATCGCGCTTGGCGAGCGGCTCTATTCGCGCTGGGATTTCAAGTCGGTGCTGGCGGATGGTTATGTCGATATCCTGCAGCCCGACCTTTCGCATGCCGGCGGCATCACGGAATGCCGCAAGATCGCGGCGATGGCCGAGGCCTACGACGTGGCGCTCGCGCCGCATTGCCCGCTGGGTCCGATCGCGCTCGCCGCCTGCCTTCAGGTCGACGCCGTCTCCTACAATGCCTTCATCCAGGAGCAGAGCCTCGGCATCCACTACAACAAGTCCAACGACATCCTCGACTACATTTCCAACAAGGAGGTGTTCCACTACGCGGACGGCTTCGTCTCGATCCCGCAGGGACCGGGCCTCGGCGTGGAAGTGGACGAGCAATATGTCATCGAACGGGCCAAGGAAGGCCACCGCTGGCGCAACCCCGTCTGGCGTCACGAGGACGGCAGCGTCGCCGAGTGGTGA
- a CDS encoding threonine aldolase family protein, giving the protein MIFASDNWAGAHPDIARSLVDAAGGFAPAYGTSDLDKRVEKTFSEIFERDVAVFFVGTGTAANSLALASFNRPGGQVFCHREAHVNVDECNAPEFFATGSKLAPIDGPAGKFSPEALAAAIGRFPPDFVHGGQPMAVTITQATEAGTAYTLDEIAALSAVAKEAGLPLHMDGARFANALVHLGATPADMTWKRGVDILSFGGTKNGCWCAEALVLFDPSKARQMHYLRKRSAQLFSKSRFIAAQFDAYFRDGLWLDLARHSNAMASRLAEGFAASGKARLAWPTGSNELFAILPDAALKALREKGATFYDWHPGPDLQATMQDDETLIRLVTSFATTQADVDAFLSAL; this is encoded by the coding sequence ATGATTTTCGCTTCCGACAACTGGGCAGGCGCTCATCCCGACATTGCAAGAAGCCTCGTGGACGCCGCCGGCGGCTTCGCTCCCGCCTATGGGACGAGCGACCTCGACAAGCGTGTGGAAAAGACGTTTTCCGAGATTTTCGAGCGCGACGTCGCCGTCTTCTTCGTCGGCACCGGCACGGCAGCCAATTCGCTGGCGCTCGCCAGTTTCAACCGGCCGGGCGGGCAGGTCTTCTGCCACCGCGAGGCGCATGTGAATGTCGACGAGTGCAACGCGCCGGAATTCTTCGCCACCGGCTCCAAGCTGGCCCCTATCGACGGCCCCGCGGGAAAATTCTCGCCGGAGGCCCTCGCCGCCGCCATCGGCCGCTTCCCACCGGATTTCGTGCATGGCGGCCAGCCGATGGCCGTCACCATCACCCAGGCGACGGAAGCCGGCACCGCCTATACGCTGGATGAAATTGCCGCCCTCTCAGCGGTGGCGAAAGAGGCCGGCCTGCCGCTGCACATGGACGGCGCACGCTTCGCAAACGCCCTCGTCCATCTCGGCGCGACACCGGCGGACATGACCTGGAAGCGCGGCGTCGACATCCTCTCCTTCGGCGGCACGAAAAACGGCTGCTGGTGCGCCGAGGCCCTCGTGCTCTTCGATCCGTCGAAGGCGCGGCAGATGCACTACCTGCGCAAGCGCTCCGCCCAGCTCTTCTCCAAGTCCCGCTTCATCGCCGCCCAGTTCGATGCCTATTTCCGGGACGGTCTCTGGCTCGACCTCGCCCGCCATTCCAACGCCATGGCGAGCCGCCTCGCCGAAGGCTTCGCCGCTTCCGGCAAGGCCCGCCTCGCCTGGCCGACCGGCTCGAACGAACTCTTCGCCATACTGCCCGACGCGGCCTTGAAGGCCCTCCGGGAAAAGGGCGCCACCTTCTACGACTGGCACCCCGGCCCCGACCTTCAGGCAACGATGCAAGATGATGAAACGCTGATCCGCCTCGTCACCAGCTTCGCCACGACGCAAGCGGATGTGGACGCCTTCCTTTCGGCGCTTTGA
- a CDS encoding VOC family protein, protein MKVKRIVANIETADPAAVGRFYKDVLGLDLLMDHGWIATYGGDGTMPLQVSFASEGGSGTPVPGLSVEVDDVEAAHAAVVRGGYPVEYGPVDEPWGVRRFFVRDPAGTLVNIVMHTR, encoded by the coding sequence ATGAAGGTCAAGCGCATCGTCGCCAATATCGAGACGGCCGATCCGGCGGCCGTCGGCCGTTTCTACAAGGACGTGCTGGGGCTCGATCTGCTGATGGATCACGGCTGGATCGCGACCTATGGCGGCGACGGCACCATGCCGCTGCAGGTGAGCTTTGCGTCGGAAGGCGGGTCCGGCACGCCGGTCCCCGGCCTTTCCGTCGAGGTGGACGATGTGGAGGCGGCTCATGCGGCCGTCGTGCGAGGTGGCTATCCCGTCGAATACGGGCCGGTGGACGAGCCATGGGGTGTGCGCCGCTTTTTCGTGCGCGATCCGGCCGGCACGCTCGTCAATATCGTCATGCACACGCGCTGA